The genomic region GCTCCTGCTGGGGCCGGGGCCGGCGGGACCTACGGGTCCTGCCGGCCCTGCTTCTTCATCCGGCTGTTGTAGTCGCGCATCCGCTGCGGGATGCCCACCAGCCCGGCGTCGTACGACGGCACCTGGAAGCGGTTGCAGAAGTCGTGCGCCCAGTCGATCGACGGCACCCGGCGCCGGGTCCACTCGCCGTCGTGGGCCACCAGCAGCAGCGTCACGTCGCTGACCGCCGTGCGGGGCTCGACGAAACCCTCGACCCCGCGCCGCTCGGAGACCCAGGAGCTGAGGTGCTCGCGGTCGACGGCGTCGGAGGCGCGCACCCTCGTCGAGCCGGTGCGCGCGGCGTCACGCGCCGGCTTGCGCATGCGCGGCTTCGAGCCCCGGCGGAAGCGGTCCATGAGTCCCATGGGGTCCAGTCTGCCAAGAGACCCGAGCCGATGACCCGAAGGGCGGTGTGGACACGCTCGCCGGAAGTGCAAGGATGAACCGCAGATCGTGATCACCCACGGAAGGACGACGGTGGCCGACACCGACTTCGACGTACTCATCCTCGGCGCTGGCTCGGGGGGTTATGCGTGCGCGTTGCGCGCCGCCCAGCTAGGGCTCAAGGTCGCACTGGTGGAGAAGGGCGACCTCGGCGGCACCTGCCTGCACGTGGGCTGCATCCCCACCAAGGCGCTGCTGCACGCCGCGGAGATCGCCGACTCGGCGCGCGACTCGGAGCAGTTCGGGGTGCGCGCCACCCTCGAGGGCATCGACATGGCCGGCGTGAACTCCTACAAGGACGGCGTCGTCTCCCGTCTCTTCAAGGGCCTGACCGGGCTGGTCAAGGGCCGCGGGGTCACCGTCGTCGCCGGCGAGGGCCGCCTGACCGGGCCCCGCGAGGTCACCGTCGACGGCACCGCCTACACCGGGCGCCACGTCGTGCTCGCCACCGGCTCCTACGCCCGCTCGCTGCCCGGCCTCGAGGTCGACGGCGAGCGCGTGATCACCTCCGAGCACGCGCTGCGCCTCGAGCGGGTGCCGTCGTCGGTCGTGGTGCTGGGCGGCGGCGTCATCGGCTGCGAGTTCGCGAGCGTGTGGCGCTCCTTCGGCGCCGAGGTCACCATCGTCGAGGCGCTGCCCCGCCTGGTGGCCGCCGAGGACGAGGCCAGCTCGAAGGTGCTCGAGCGCACCTTCAAGAAGCGTGGCATCAAGGCCCGCACCGGCACCCCCTTCCAGAGCGTCGAGACCACCGACGACGGCGTCGCGGTCACCCTCGAGGGCGGCGACGTGGTCGAGGCCGAGCTGCTGCTGGTCGCGGTCGGGCGCGGCCCGGTCACCGACGGCCTCGGCTACGACGAGCAGGGCGTCGAGATGGAGCGCGGCTTCGTGCGCACCGACGAGCGCTGCCGCACCAACCTCGAGGGCGTCTACGCCGTCGGCGACATCGTGCCCGGCCTCCAGCTGGCCCACCGCGGCTTCCAGCAGGGCATCTTCGTGGCCGAGGAGATCGCCGGCCTCGAGCCGACGCCGATCGACGAGACCGGC from Nocardioides salarius harbors:
- the lpdA gene encoding dihydrolipoyl dehydrogenase gives rise to the protein MITHGRTTVADTDFDVLILGAGSGGYACALRAAQLGLKVALVEKGDLGGTCLHVGCIPTKALLHAAEIADSARDSEQFGVRATLEGIDMAGVNSYKDGVVSRLFKGLTGLVKGRGVTVVAGEGRLTGPREVTVDGTAYTGRHVVLATGSYARSLPGLEVDGERVITSEHALRLERVPSSVVVLGGGVIGCEFASVWRSFGAEVTIVEALPRLVAAEDEASSKVLERTFKKRGIKARTGTPFQSVETTDDGVAVTLEGGDVVEAELLLVAVGRGPVTDGLGYDEQGVEMERGFVRTDERCRTNLEGVYAVGDIVPGLQLAHRGFQQGIFVAEEIAGLEPTPIDETGIPRVTYSHPEVASVGLDEATARATYGDDQVETLTYDLGGNGKSQILRTQGFVKLVRRTDGPVVGVHMVGDRVGELIGEAQLIYGWEAHAEDVAPLVHAHPTQNEALGEAHLALAGKALHAHS